One Tamlana carrageenivorans genomic region harbors:
- a CDS encoding single-stranded DNA-binding protein has translation MNTLRNKVQLIGNLGNDPEITNLDSGKKMAKFRLATNDYYTNAKGEKITDTQWHYVVAWGKTADIIEKYVGKGKEVAIEGKLTSRSYDDKQGQKKFMTEIVCNELLMLGK, from the coding sequence ATGAACACGCTTAGAAACAAAGTACAGTTGATTGGAAACTTAGGAAACGATCCAGAAATCACCAATTTAGACTCGGGAAAAAAGATGGCAAAATTCAGATTGGCCACAAACGACTATTACACCAACGCGAAGGGTGAAAAAATAACGGATACTCAATGGCATTATGTGGTTGCTTGGGGGAAAACAGCCGATATTATTGAAAAATATGTTGGAAAAGGCAAAGAAGTCGCCATTGAAGGCAAACTTACGTCTAGAAGTTATGATGATAAACAAGGTCAAAAAAAATTCATGACCGAAATTGTTTGCAATGAGCTTTTAATGCTGGGAAAATAA
- the nadB gene encoding L-aspartate oxidase gives MMISDYLVIGSGVAGLTFAVKIAEKFSDRKVVIVTKASEDESNTKYAQGGVAIVLNKEEDSFKKHIKDTLIAGDGLCNKEVVKMVVNEGPDRFEELLLWGANFDANDAGKFDLGKEGGHSEYRIAHHKDITGFEIERALLTRAHQLPNISILPHHFAIDLVTNHHIEGKDPDDLCCYGAYVMNQNTGEIFTIKSNSILLASGGIGRVYGHTTNPVIATGDGVAMAHRAKARIRDMEFIQFHPTALYDAKGESSFLISEAVRGFGAILRNGKGYRFMPDYDERAELASRDIVSQSIDNELKKSGDSHVYLDCTHLDMDGFMAHFPNIYEKCLEHHIDIKTDWIPVVPACHYLCGGVDVDMIGKTTIDNLYACGECTRTGLHGANRLASNSLLEALVYAHNIYKHLAESDNTVKDVNIPDWNDDGTVIPKEHVLVQHNLKQVQAIMRDYVGIVRSNKRLKSALKHLDVISSEVEDLYKESRISTTLCELRNMISVAYLIIWQSLERTENKGGYYNLDNIKK, from the coding sequence ATGATGATTTCAGATTATTTAGTTATTGGGTCGGGTGTTGCCGGATTAACATTCGCGGTAAAAATTGCAGAAAAATTTTCCGATCGTAAGGTGGTCATCGTTACTAAAGCTAGTGAAGATGAGTCTAATACCAAATACGCTCAAGGCGGTGTTGCCATTGTTTTAAATAAAGAAGAAGATTCATTTAAAAAACATATTAAGGATACTTTAATTGCAGGCGACGGACTTTGCAACAAGGAAGTTGTTAAAATGGTCGTTAATGAAGGTCCAGATCGTTTTGAAGAACTTTTATTATGGGGTGCAAATTTTGATGCTAACGACGCTGGAAAGTTCGACCTAGGAAAAGAAGGTGGGCACTCCGAATACCGTATCGCACATCATAAAGACATTACAGGTTTCGAAATTGAGCGTGCCCTACTAACGCGAGCACACCAATTACCTAATATTTCTATATTACCGCATCATTTTGCCATCGATTTGGTAACCAATCATCATATTGAAGGTAAAGATCCCGACGATTTATGCTGCTACGGGGCCTATGTGATGAACCAAAATACAGGTGAGATTTTCACCATAAAATCCAATAGTATCCTTTTAGCTTCTGGAGGTATTGGTCGTGTGTACGGGCATACCACAAATCCTGTTATTGCTACGGGCGATGGTGTTGCAATGGCACACCGTGCTAAGGCACGCATTAGGGACATGGAGTTTATTCAATTTCACCCTACAGCGCTTTATGATGCTAAAGGCGAATCGTCTTTTTTAATCTCTGAGGCTGTTAGAGGCTTCGGAGCCATTTTAAGAAATGGTAAAGGGTATCGCTTTATGCCCGATTATGATGAGCGCGCCGAATTGGCGTCTCGTGATATAGTATCGCAAAGTATCGATAACGAATTGAAAAAATCGGGAGATTCGCATGTGTACTTAGATTGTACACATTTGGATATGGATGGTTTTATGGCGCATTTTCCTAACATTTATGAAAAGTGTTTGGAGCACCATATCGATATTAAAACCGACTGGATTCCCGTAGTACCGGCGTGTCATTATTTATGTGGTGGGGTAGATGTGGATATGATTGGTAAAACCACGATCGATAATTTGTATGCCTGCGGCGAATGTACCAGAACCGGTTTGCATGGCGCTAACCGTTTGGCATCAAATTCATTATTAGAGGCTTTGGTTTATGCGCATAATATTTATAAGCACTTAGCGGAAAGTGATAATACCGTAAAGGATGTTAATATTCCCGATTGGAACGACGACGGTACTGTAATTCCTAAGGAACATGTACTGGTACAGCATAACTTAAAACAAGTTCAGGCTATTATGCGTGACTATGTGGGCATCGTTAGAAGTAACAAGCGTTTGAAAAGTGCTCTAAAACACTTAGATGTAATTTCTAGTGAAGTAGAAGATTTGTATAAAGAATCAAGAATTTCTACCACACTTTGTGAGCTTCGTAACATGATTAGTGTCGCCTATTTAATTATCTGGCAGTCATTAGAACGTACAGAAAATAAAGGCGGTTACTACAACCTAGATAACATCAAAAAGTAA
- the nadA gene encoding quinolinate synthase NadA, whose amino-acid sequence MDLVKEIQRLKKEKNAVILAHYYQVPEIQDIADYVGDSLGLSQKAAETDADIIVFAGVHFMAETAKILNPTKKVVLPDLDAGCSLADSCPPEAFEKFTKAHPDHIVITYVNCSAEIKALTDIVCTSSNALKIVNSIPKDQPIIFAPDRNLGQYIINETGREMLLWDGSCIVHEAFSMEKLLDLHKKYPDYKIIAHPESETHILNTATYIGSTSGMIDYVRQHQDQKFIVATEAGILHKMQQEMPNTEMVPAPAKEDNTCACSECHFMKMNTLQKLHDCLLNESPQVDVDEAIRERALLPIQRMLDLSK is encoded by the coding sequence ATGGATTTAGTAAAAGAAATACAACGCCTTAAAAAGGAGAAAAATGCTGTAATCTTGGCGCATTATTATCAAGTGCCAGAGATCCAGGATATTGCAGATTATGTTGGTGATAGTTTAGGCTTGTCTCAAAAAGCTGCTGAAACCGACGCCGATATTATCGTATTCGCAGGAGTACATTTTATGGCTGAAACCGCCAAAATATTAAACCCAACTAAAAAAGTTGTATTACCTGATTTAGATGCAGGCTGCTCACTGGCAGATTCTTGTCCGCCAGAGGCCTTCGAAAAATTTACAAAAGCGCATCCCGATCATATCGTGATTACTTACGTGAATTGTTCTGCCGAGATAAAAGCTCTTACCGATATTGTTTGTACATCATCTAATGCTTTAAAAATTGTAAATTCAATTCCTAAAGATCAACCCATCATTTTTGCTCCAGATAGAAACTTAGGGCAGTATATTATTAATGAAACGGGTAGAGAGATGTTGCTTTGGGACGGAAGTTGTATTGTTCACGAAGCTTTTTCAATGGAAAAACTTTTAGACTTACATAAAAAATATCCAGATTATAAAATCATCGCACACCCAGAATCGGAAACGCATATTTTAAATACAGCCACCTATATTGGGTCTACCTCGGGCATGATAGACTATGTAAGGCAGCATCAAGATCAAAAATTTATCGTAGCTACCGAAGCAGGAATTTTGCATAAAATGCAACAAGAAATGCCAAATACAGAAATGGTGCCTGCTCCCGCTAAAGAAGATAATACCTGCGCATGTAGCGAATGTCATTTTATGAAAATGAATACCCTTCAGAAATTACACGATTGCTTACTTAATGAATCCCCTCAAGTTGATGTCGATGAAGCTATTCGAGAACGTGCTTTGTTGCCTATTCAACGAATGTTAGACCTTTCCAAGTAA
- a CDS encoding phosphoenolpyruvate carboxylase, whose protein sequence is MSIEPKLTRFNQSVLSKYQIFNSIFMTLPFDAVTKTGVLLPLFHETCKKGFENGDNPTTIVDTFFEKYQARRNKESQINLLFRFIQYIERQVVLFDAIEDAAFPIVNNMDGVGTLRNLKDKAQAEYKLDELKAYLDDFKVRIVLTAHPTQFYPGSVLGIITELSKAIEKNNLSEINNLFGQLGKTPFFKHKKPTPYDEAKSLIWYLENVFYISFGKIYNYIQTNIYADQKKHNEIINIGFWPGGDRDGNPFVKPETTLKVAKKLKKAILKKYYEDLKKLRKKLTFKGVEDRIINLETILYDYSINLKSKKAISVKELTEELLSIRKIVVEQHQSLYENEINNLINRIHLFGYRFATLDIRQDSRIHHSVFTNVVDQLLASGNSCLPENYHDLSEEEQIDILSKTTDEITDLDVFEDEMTFNTLKTIQVIKQIQKMNGERGANRYIISNNQTALNMMQLFAMLKMVAFKDKLTVDLVPLFETIPDLENAPGVMEQLYTNPAYMAHLKSRGNKQTIMLGFSDGTKDGGYLMANWGIYKAKELLTEMSRKYGITAIFFDGRGGPPARGGGKTHNFYSSLGPTIEDKEVQLTIQGQTISSNFGTLNSSQFNLEQLISSGVTNRIGSEKNKLSEEDRAVMTDLAETSYQVYKDFKSHEMFIPYLERMSTLKYYAKTNIGSRPSKRGTSDKLVFSDLRAIPFVGSWSQLKQNVPGFYGVGTALKKYEDRGEFDKVQQLYKNNKFFKTLLENSMMSLTKSFFNLTKYMSNDEEFGAFWNIIHTEYETTKRLLLKLTGYETLMQNEPTGKASIEVRESIVLPLLTIQQYALKKVQELEKAGVPADDPEKLIFEKIVTRSLFGNINASRNSA, encoded by the coding sequence ATGTCAATAGAGCCAAAATTAACACGATTTAATCAAAGCGTCTTGTCTAAATATCAGATATTCAACAGTATCTTCATGACATTACCCTTTGATGCCGTAACCAAAACAGGCGTATTACTTCCGCTTTTTCACGAAACTTGCAAAAAAGGATTTGAAAACGGCGACAATCCCACAACGATAGTTGATACTTTTTTTGAAAAATACCAAGCGCGTAGAAACAAAGAAAGTCAAATTAACCTATTGTTCCGATTCATTCAATACATCGAAAGACAAGTTGTACTGTTTGATGCAATTGAAGATGCTGCCTTTCCAATAGTAAACAATATGGATGGCGTAGGAACCCTACGTAACTTAAAAGACAAAGCTCAAGCTGAATACAAGTTGGATGAGTTAAAAGCCTATTTAGACGATTTTAAGGTACGTATCGTTTTAACAGCCCACCCAACACAGTTTTACCCAGGTTCGGTATTAGGCATTATTACCGAATTATCTAAAGCTATAGAAAAGAATAATTTATCTGAAATTAATAACCTTTTCGGACAGTTAGGTAAAACGCCTTTCTTTAAGCATAAAAAACCAACACCATACGATGAAGCAAAAAGCTTAATATGGTATTTAGAGAATGTTTTTTACATCTCGTTTGGAAAAATTTATAATTACATTCAAACGAATATTTATGCGGACCAAAAGAAGCATAATGAAATTATTAACATTGGTTTCTGGCCAGGGGGCGACCGTGATGGAAATCCATTTGTAAAACCTGAAACCACCTTAAAAGTAGCTAAAAAGCTTAAAAAGGCGATTCTTAAAAAATACTACGAGGATCTTAAGAAATTAAGAAAAAAACTAACTTTTAAAGGTGTTGAAGATCGCATCATTAACCTAGAAACGATTCTTTACGATTACAGTATTAATCTTAAAAGTAAAAAGGCAATTTCGGTAAAGGAATTGACTGAAGAACTTTTAAGCATTAGAAAAATAGTTGTAGAACAACACCAATCGTTATATGAAAACGAGATTAACAATTTAATTAACCGCATTCACCTTTTTGGGTACCGTTTTGCAACTTTAGATATTAGACAAGATAGCAGAATTCACCACAGTGTATTCACAAATGTTGTCGATCAATTACTAGCTAGCGGCAACTCTTGCTTACCAGAAAATTACCATGATTTATCTGAAGAAGAACAAATCGATATTTTATCAAAAACTACCGATGAAATAACCGATTTAGATGTTTTTGAAGATGAAATGACCTTTAACACCTTAAAAACGATACAGGTTATTAAGCAAATTCAGAAAATGAATGGTGAACGTGGGGCTAATCGATACATTATAAGTAACAATCAGACGGCATTAAATATGATGCAGCTTTTTGCTATGCTGAAAATGGTTGCTTTCAAAGACAAATTAACCGTTGATTTAGTACCACTTTTCGAAACCATACCAGATTTAGAAAACGCTCCTGGTGTTATGGAACAGTTGTATACCAACCCAGCTTATATGGCGCACTTAAAATCTAGAGGAAACAAACAAACCATTATGCTTGGTTTCTCTGATGGTACCAAAGACGGGGGCTACTTAATGGCAAACTGGGGTATTTATAAAGCTAAAGAATTGTTAACCGAAATGTCTAGAAAATATGGTATTACCGCCATATTCTTTGACGGACGTGGTGGACCACCAGCACGTGGTGGTGGGAAAACACATAACTTCTATTCTTCTTTAGGACCTACTATTGAAGATAAAGAAGTACAACTAACCATTCAAGGTCAAACCATTAGTTCTAATTTCGGAACTTTAAACTCGTCACAATTCAACTTAGAACAGTTAATTAGTTCGGGCGTTACAAACCGAATTGGAAGTGAAAAGAACAAGCTTTCTGAAGAAGATCGCGCTGTTATGACCGATTTAGCTGAAACTAGCTATCAAGTTTACAAAGACTTCAAGAGTCATGAGATGTTTATCCCTTACTTGGAGCGCATGAGTACCTTAAAGTATTATGCAAAAACTAACATTGGTAGTAGACCATCCAAACGTGGTACATCAGATAAGTTGGTGTTCTCCGATTTAAGAGCCATTCCTTTTGTAGGATCTTGGAGCCAATTAAAACAAAACGTTCCTGGATTTTACGGTGTTGGAACGGCATTGAAAAAATACGAAGATCGCGGCGAGTTTGATAAGGTTCAACAACTTTATAAAAACAATAAGTTCTTTAAAACGCTTCTGGAGAACAGTATGATGTCCTTAACAAAGTCATTCTTTAACCTGACAAAATACATGTCTAATGATGAAGAATTTGGTGCGTTTTGGAACATTATCCACACCGAATACGAAACGACAAAACGTTTGCTTTTAAAGCTTACAGGATATGAAACTTTAATGCAAAATGAGCCCACTGGAAAGGCCTCGATTGAAGTTAGAGAGTCTATCGTATTACCGTTATTAACGATTCAGCAATACGCCCTTAAAAAGGTTCAGGAGTTAGAAAAAGCAGGAGTTCCAGCCGATGACCCTGAAAAGTTAATTTTTGAGAAAATTGTAACGCGTTCGTTATTCGGAAATATTAATGCAAGTAGAAATTCAGCTTAG
- a CDS encoding ammonium transporter: protein MELLTINNVWMMVCTALVFFMHTGFAFLEIGLTRQKNTINILFKNIFIITIGLLLYYIVGFNLMYPGFAEDSAGIFDFAGFGIAPPENGMTPEYADGGYTWWTDFLFQGMFAATAATIVSGAVAERMKIGPFMIFTIIYVGLVYPIAGSWKWGGGFLDQMGFYDFAGSTLVHSVGGWAALVAVWLLGSRIGKFKNGKPQAIPGHSIPLATAGVLILWLGWFGFNGGSVLSADPELTSLTLVTTCLAAAAGGVVSALVSFFKYKNLDLTMFLNGILGGLVGITAGADVMTPESAIIIGAIAGALIVFAVSFVDAIKLDDPVGAIAVHLICGIWGTLAVGIFSTNPEHSFLVQLTGVACYAGFCLVTSFIIIFTLKKTLGIRVPEREELEGLDAHEHGMDAYPDFRLNEH from the coding sequence ATGGAATTATTGACAATTAATAATGTATGGATGATGGTCTGTACAGCGCTCGTTTTCTTTATGCATACCGGATTTGCATTTTTGGAAATTGGTTTAACAAGACAGAAAAACACAATCAACATATTGTTTAAAAATATTTTTATTATAACCATAGGTTTACTCCTATATTATATAGTAGGGTTTAATTTAATGTACCCTGGTTTTGCTGAAGATTCTGCAGGAATTTTTGATTTCGCAGGATTTGGAATTGCCCCTCCTGAAAATGGAATGACTCCAGAATATGCTGATGGTGGTTATACCTGGTGGACCGATTTCTTATTCCAAGGGATGTTTGCGGCTACTGCTGCAACGATTGTTTCTGGTGCAGTTGCCGAGCGTATGAAAATTGGACCTTTTATGATTTTTACAATCATTTATGTTGGATTGGTTTACCCAATTGCTGGTTCATGGAAATGGGGTGGCGGATTTTTAGATCAAATGGGATTCTATGATTTTGCTGGTTCTACTTTAGTACACTCTGTTGGTGGATGGGCTGCCTTAGTAGCTGTTTGGTTATTAGGTTCTCGTATCGGGAAATTTAAAAATGGAAAACCTCAGGCGATTCCTGGACATAGCATTCCTTTAGCGACTGCAGGGGTATTAATCCTTTGGTTAGGATGGTTTGGATTTAATGGTGGTTCTGTACTTTCTGCCGATCCAGAATTAACTTCTTTAACCTTAGTGACTACTTGTTTAGCTGCTGCTGCCGGTGGTGTGGTGTCTGCTTTAGTATCATTCTTTAAGTATAAGAATTTAGATTTAACCATGTTTTTAAATGGTATTTTAGGTGGTTTAGTAGGTATAACTGCTGGAGCTGATGTGATGACTCCTGAAAGTGCTATTATTATTGGTGCTATTGCTGGAGCGCTTATTGTTTTTGCTGTTAGCTTTGTAGATGCTATTAAATTAGATGATCCTGTTGGAGCCATTGCCGTACACTTAATTTGTGGTATTTGGGGTACTTTAGCTGTTGGAATCTTTTCAACGAACCCAGAACATAGCTTTTTAGTACAACTTACTGGTGTAGCATGTTATGCAGGATTTTGTTTAGTAACCTCATTTATAATCATCTTTACTCTTAAGAAAACATTGGGTATTAGAGTGCCTGAAAGAGAAGAATTAGAAGGATTAGATGCACACGAGCACGGTATGGATGCTTATCCAGACTTCAGACTTAATGAGCATTAA
- a CDS encoding P-II family nitrogen regulator, with translation MKKIEAIIRKSKYRVVKEALHDVGVNFFSYWDVTGLGNEKEGHVYRGVSYSTSDIQRRYLSIVVNDDFEEITIKTILNSAATGEVGDGKIFVSDVKECYRIRTGEKGGDTLK, from the coding sequence ATGAAAAAAATTGAAGCAATTATTAGAAAATCTAAGTACCGCGTGGTAAAAGAAGCTCTTCATGATGTTGGAGTGAATTTTTTCTCGTATTGGGATGTTACAGGCTTAGGAAATGAAAAGGAGGGCCATGTGTATCGTGGTGTTTCTTATAGTACAAGTGATATTCAGCGTAGATACTTGTCTATTGTTGTAAACGACGATTTTGAAGAGATTACAATCAAAACGATTCTTAATTCTGCCGCTACTGGGGAAGTAGGTGACGGGAAAATATTCGTTTCCGATGTAAAGGAATGTTATAGAATTCGTACAGGTGAAAAAGGTGGGGACACATTAAAATAA
- a CDS encoding ammonium transporter, whose protein sequence is MSILNLPLLIQDVAATKADIEGIIGDMGMLWMLISGILVFLMQAGFTLVESGMTRAKNVVNIAMKNVLDIAVGSIVFWFMGYSLMYGSTNGWIGWSGFMYNQGPADLFFQTVFCATTATIVSGAIAGRTKYTTYILFSLVMTAVIYPISGGWQWNGDGWLAQMGFIDFAGSSIVHAVGGWAALVGAALVGPRIGKYINGQAVTIPGHNKLLATLGVFILWFGWFGFNGGSQLAWGGDDAVGGSMVVLVTNLAASAGAVGALFLSWFKYKKPNLDMTLNGALAGLVSITAGCGNMTEGGAIIAGFVGGLIVVFSMEFIEQKLKIDDAVGAASVHGVCGAWGTLVIGLWGVDGDTAIGLFNGGGSAQFVTQLIGTVSYAVWALVTAFIFFFILKKTLGLRVTEKEEVEGLDLSEHGTLAYPGKRQREIEE, encoded by the coding sequence ATGTCAATATTAAATTTGCCCCTATTAATACAAGACGTTGCTGCAACCAAAGCCGACATTGAAGGTATTATAGGAGATATGGGTATGTTATGGATGCTAATCTCTGGGATTTTAGTATTCTTAATGCAAGCAGGATTTACTTTAGTGGAGTCGGGAATGACACGTGCTAAGAATGTTGTAAATATTGCAATGAAAAATGTTTTAGATATCGCCGTTGGATCGATTGTATTCTGGTTCATGGGATATTCTTTAATGTATGGATCTACCAATGGGTGGATTGGATGGAGTGGTTTTATGTATAACCAAGGACCAGCCGATTTATTCTTTCAAACCGTTTTTTGTGCCACTACAGCAACAATCGTTTCTGGAGCTATTGCTGGTAGAACAAAATACACAACCTACATTTTATTCTCTTTAGTGATGACCGCTGTAATCTATCCAATTTCTGGTGGATGGCAATGGAACGGTGATGGATGGTTAGCTCAAATGGGCTTCATCGATTTCGCTGGATCTTCTATTGTACATGCTGTAGGTGGATGGGCTGCCTTAGTTGGTGCTGCTTTAGTAGGACCAAGAATTGGTAAATACATCAATGGTCAAGCTGTTACTATTCCTGGACACAACAAATTATTAGCAACTTTAGGGGTTTTCATCCTTTGGTTCGGATGGTTTGGTTTCAACGGTGGTTCTCAATTAGCTTGGGGAGGTGATGATGCTGTTGGAGGTTCTATGGTTGTATTAGTAACTAATCTAGCGGCCTCTGCTGGTGCGGTTGGTGCACTTTTCTTATCATGGTTTAAATACAAAAAACCAAATTTAGATATGACTTTAAACGGTGCTTTAGCTGGTTTAGTAAGTATTACTGCAGGTTGTGGAAACATGACAGAAGGTGGTGCTATTATCGCTGGTTTTGTTGGAGGTCTTATCGTTGTATTCTCAATGGAGTTTATAGAGCAAAAATTAAAGATTGATGATGCTGTTGGTGCGGCTTCTGTACACGGTGTATGTGGTGCATGGGGTACTTTAGTAATCGGTCTTTGGGGTGTAGATGGTGATACGGCTATTGGTTTATTCAATGGTGGTGGATCTGCACAATTTGTAACACAATTAATTGGAACGGTATCTTATGCGGTTTGGGCTTTAGTAACGGCGTTTATTTTCTTCTTCATTCTTAAGAAAACATTAGGATTAAGAGTAACTGAAAAAGAAGAAGTAGAAGGGTTAGATCTTTCAGAGCACGGTACGTTAGCTTACCCAGGTAAGAGACAAAGAGAAATAGAAGAATAA
- a CDS encoding outer membrane beta-barrel protein → MKKLFTLSALLLASVVFAQDEPKKLSISGSVDAYYRTNLTSSDASITEVLDENGMGTGEFIPQSFATSFADQTGFGLGMANVILSYEGEKTGAVADLAFGTRGTQAVGDGTDLYINQLYAYWNVSESTTLTMGRFNTYLGYEVISPVANFNYSTSYLFSNGPFSHVGLKADFAISDDFSLMLAVMNPTDKNNNLVGGYALGAQLGYAGQFLNFYYDDKEVLGFEIDYTGGFNLSDALFLGINAAYQTMDNAGFYGAALYPQFAATESFSIGLRGELFGNHEKDVDDLPSVFATTLTASYTLENLIIKPEVRLDSWSNDMPYVNNDLDASKSLAAFTLAAIYSF, encoded by the coding sequence ATGAAAAAACTATTTACATTATCAGCATTATTACTAGCTAGCGTAGTTTTCGCGCAAGATGAGCCAAAAAAATTATCGATTAGCGGATCTGTAGATGCTTATTATAGAACTAATTTAACATCTTCTGACGCATCGATTACTGAGGTGCTTGATGAAAATGGTATGGGAACTGGAGAATTTATTCCACAATCATTCGCAACTTCGTTTGCAGATCAAACTGGTTTTGGTTTAGGTATGGCTAACGTTATTCTTTCTTACGAAGGAGAAAAAACAGGAGCAGTTGCCGATTTAGCTTTTGGAACTAGAGGAACTCAAGCTGTTGGTGACGGTACTGATTTATATATTAATCAATTATATGCTTACTGGAATGTTTCAGAAAGCACTACATTAACTATGGGACGTTTTAACACGTATTTAGGTTACGAAGTTATTTCTCCAGTAGCAAACTTCAACTACAGTACATCTTATTTATTTTCTAATGGACCATTCTCTCACGTTGGTTTGAAAGCAGATTTTGCAATATCTGATGATTTCAGCTTAATGTTAGCCGTTATGAATCCAACCGATAAAAATAATAATTTAGTTGGAGGCTATGCTTTAGGTGCTCAACTTGGCTATGCTGGACAATTTTTAAATTTCTATTATGACGACAAGGAAGTGTTAGGATTTGAAATTGACTACACAGGAGGATTCAATTTGTCTGACGCTTTATTTTTAGGTATTAACGCTGCATATCAAACAATGGATAATGCTGGTTTCTATGGCGCTGCATTATACCCTCAGTTTGCCGCAACAGAAAGTTTTTCTATCGGATTAAGAGGCGAGCTTTTTGGAAACCATGAAAAGGATGTAGATGATTTACCTTCTGTTTTTGCTACAACTTTAACAGCAAGTTACACCCTAGAAAACTTAATTATCAAGCCAGAAGTTAGATTAGATTCTTGGAGTAATGATATGCCTTATGTAAATAATGACTTAGACGCTTCTAAAAGTTTAGCTGCTTTCACATTAGCTGCTATCTATTCTTTCTAA